TGGGCTGACAAGAATACACAGATCCATCAGGGCACCCTATATCACAGTAGTAAATGTCAAATTAGtaccaaaaaatatatataaaccctCAAATCTAATTCAGTTTAAGGTTCCAGATTATAGTATCATCTACGGAAGTTATCTAGTCGCTAATGCAGTGTAACATGTAGTACTAGGATGCTGATTGTAATCATATGAATTACAGAATTTACAGTGAAAAGTAGCAGCTCAAAGAAGAAATTTGTTAGTCTTATATATTCATCTTGGCAGCCGAAAGATTATGACGATTGTTTACTGCTATATTTTACTCCTTCAGTATTACAGCTCTAATATATGTTAAATGACCGGTTCTCTCCGTAACCTCAAGTTCTTAAGAGGAGGGCTTACCAGCATTaagctctgatatcatgttaaacGACCAATTCTCCAACTtttctttcaaataataataaaatatgaataaagagcATGTATAAAGAGTAGGGTTAAAGTTGTCACGATATTTAATGTATTAACTTACCAGGAGCcacatattactccctccatcccaaattagatgagttcgttgacttcgggcacgtactttaaagtttattgatcgcatagctacattacttattcttaagattttctttttgcaaaaaaaaatttaaatatgaaattttcgtttacaaaaaagaaaataaaaaaataaattttggaacTAGACGATCAATGCACCTTAatttacgtgcccaaagtcaacaagttcatctaatttgggatgcgGGAGTATATTATTACCGTTAGAGATGCTGTTGGACTCTAGTCCAATCATAAATTTAGCATTATCTTTCACTTTGTCCTTCCCAAGAATTTCTTCTACTAAAGTAACATACTCTGAAGTTGTTGAGATCTTTCGTTCTTTTCTTGGTCGGTTTTCCTACTTGTCTAGCAGAATAATATTCAGTTAGTCCTCCTCTTTGATACTCTACTATCACTCAAGAATCAAGATTGCAAAACACGGGCTTGTTTATAACCGAGCAATGAATGAACAGGAGAAACATAAGGCCAATCCTGTGTTTAGAAGGTCCATTTCCCGGATGCGTAGTCCATCATCACTATCCATTGCAGTGAACTCCCTGGAACCTGATGACCACAAATTTTCTAATACACACGGCTGGGCAAGGAGAATTCTATCTTCACTGAATCAATGCATTCCGGGGGTAATGAATCCTTATGCTCAAATAGTTCAAAAATGGAACAATATCTTGATCTTCTCGTATTTGTTTTCTGGTTTATTTGACTCTCTGTTTCTTTTTCTGCTATCCGCAAAGCAAGGGAACAATTGCATAGCTGTTAATCAGACAACCACAAAAGCACTTATATTTCTGCGAAGcgtgactaattttttttacttattgCGTATACTTGTTAAGTTTAGATTGGCTTATGTTGCGCCTGGAGACTCGGGTTCTTATAATCTAGTCGACCATCCAAAGAAAATAGCTCTCAACTATCTTTCTGGTTATTTtcttattgatttttttgtagTGTTACCTCTTTCCCAAGTGATTATGGGGTTGGTCCTCCAGAAATCAAACGGGCATTCTGGGGCAAATGATGTCGTGAATGTGTTGCAAGTAGTGATGATTTTTCAATACATGGCCATGCTAAGTAGAGTTGTTCCTATGCTCGTTGGTCAGTCTCAAAGCAGCTTCCTACGTGATTCATGGTCAACAAAGTTTGTTATCTGTCTTGTTGGCTTTGTTCTTTTTAGTCATATGGTTGGTTCATGCTGGTACCTCTTTGCATTACAGAGAATAGACCAATGTCTCCGGAATGTTTGTAGCCACTTTTGGTgtttaaagtatatatattgtcaACAAAACGACCATGGAAGATTCAGAGAAGATCCGGCACTATGGAAAAAGTGGAAGGATAACACCAACGCTACTGCTTGTTTTGGTCCAGAAAATTTCAACTATGGAATCTATGTTCAAGCTGTTAGTCTGACAACAAAATCTCTACCAATGAGGTACATATACTCGCTATTTTGGGGGTTCCAGCAAATTAGTACTTTGGCTGGAAATCAAACTCCAGCTTTCTCTGTGTTGGAAGTGCTCTTCACAATGTTCATCACTGCGACGGGTCTTCTGCTCTTCTCTCTTCTCATCGGAAATATGCAGAACTTTGTACAAGCTCTGGGGCGCAGGAGTTTAGAAATGTTTGTAAGGCGTTTGGATGTTGAGCAATGGATGAGCCATATGAAGTTTCCAGACAAACTTAAAATGGAAGTTTATGATTCAGAACGATATGAATGGACTGTCACGAGAGGCCTAAATGAATCGATGCTAATGGAGAATCTACCTGAAGTCCTCCAAAAAAATATACGTCGACATCGCTTTGAATTTGTCAGAAAATCCCCAATCTTTTCTCTGATGCATGATTCCATCTTAGATGCCATATTTGAAAGACTGAAACGAAAAACATATCTCAGGGGACACAGAATTATGGTTTGTGGAGATCTAATTGATAAAATGTTTTTCATTGTTCAAGGAAAGCTTGAGATCATTGGTAAAGATAAGAATGTAGCTCCTTTGCACGAAGGGGAAGTTTGTGGTGAAGAACTAATTACTTTGTGCCTTGAGCATATTGCTTCAAATGGAATCTGAGAAAAAAATTACGATTCCAGCACACAGACTGGTAAGCAATAGGTTGGTAAGATGCTTAACAAATGTACAAGCATACACAATCCAAGTTGCAGACCTTGAGGAAGTCATTAGTCTTTACTCCGGCTTTCTGAGTAATAATCCTCATATTCAAGGTGCCATCAGGGAGGAAGTTCCTGATCGTCGGCAGGGCCTTGCTCGCAGCAAATCGCTTTAAACTTTCACAGAGAAGTAGGGATGAGCGGATGTAACTTGGAACTCGTTTTAAACTTATGTAGCTAGGATAAATTAGCTGGATAACATAAATTATGTCTACATGTACTCTACTTGATATGTGCCTCCCGATCAAACACTGGTGCAAGTATGAACTAGTTCCAAAGAATGGAATGgatgaaggaatgaaatttcttaacaattgtccttaatatagttcatttttcattatatttcttccggaatcattcatcccaaccaaacacaacgtAAGGGGCAAGTGTTAGAAACATCTTTGTATGTTGCCCAAACTTTTTGGCAGGCCTGTTGATAATACAATACTATCAAACTTAAATTTAGAGATTTGTCAGTGAAGCATGAAAATAATTCTCTGTTTGTACATTATGGACGCAGAAAATGAGGCCAAGGACTTGAAACAGAAATGAAAATGCACTACTCTGACCTTATTTTGCTTCGTATTGGTTCCTTCACTGATCTTCTCATTGGCTATATCAGAACCGAGGTTCTCTAGATGTGAAGATCACTTTTGTACAGAACTTGACTTCATGAAAAAGCTCTCGTCGAGACATGTGCAGAGAGGCGTGAACTGGGTTGGAACGCAAGTTCAGATGCTTGCATTGACAAACAGGAAGAAATTACGCGAAGGAAGTATGCACTCGGccaagaaaatgttcattttaAGGCCCAATCTTGCCAGTTTTCATGCTGATTAGCTTTGCAAGACAAAATGCTGGTCACTGGAGACTTATCAAAAGACATCTCAGGCTGCAGAACTCGAGTCACTTGACACTTTTGCGCTTAACAGTTACCTTCATTCAGAAACACAGCTGAAGTCTCTCTCGCCTCCCGGGACCAAATATCCGTTAAAGTCTGAGATTTCAGAACTAATGAATTTCCAGAAAAGCTGCCTACTGATAATTTTTCTCTGGCCTTGTGGAGTACAATGTTTCCAACAATAATCCCAGTGATCCAGTTTTTAACGTTAGTGGTTGTTGCAGTCATAGCAACTTTCCAAGTAGTTCTGGTTTGTGTAAAaccattactccctccgtttctttataCGTTTCTCGTTTgagatgtcggtactgttcataatattagataaattactaatttacggcTAATCTacaagactaaatatagtcatgagtgatcttgttagttTCGTATTCACAAGTACTATAatacagtgaagtttttatatttaatgctaataCGAAATGAAAGTTAGTAATgatcaaaaatgtgtgttggcaaacgtgaaaaacacaaacaggaaaagtatttagagacggagggagtaccatgtTTTGTACAATTGCTCCCAAAAACAAATAAGAAGCAAACAACATTCTGTTTACCACAAAAATTGAACTCAAATTTTCACTGTCCCAAAAACACAGATAAACAAAGAATTGAAGTTCATTCTCCCCTCGTTTCATTTCGTTCTCCCCTCGTTTCATTTAATCCAAGTGAACACGGTCTTAGTAATcataaacaaagaaaaataatGTATGAAAAGATTTAAACTATCAACATGACGAGAACGTACCATTTGGAGTAAGATATGATTAGCATACCAGCATAATTTCTACTACACATTTTTCCAATTTTGCAGATCTAATACAAATATTTACAAGAATCttacaataataaacaaatagtTCAATTAGGCCATAAAGCATAATAATAAACAAGATAACGATGAGTCATGAGAGCTAGCACGgctatgtatattaaattgacTATATACACCCCACCGCCTACACAATTCTTGCACGCATTATCGCATCATTCGCCATcaccaatttaattattcacTACACTccaaaaaatatacatacattttaaatttaaaaaccaaaaatcaaaaaaacttaaaaaaatagag
This genomic window from Daucus carota subsp. sativus chromosome 7, DH1 v3.0, whole genome shotgun sequence contains:
- the LOC108196072 gene encoding probable cyclic nucleotide-gated ion channel 20, chloroplastic isoform X2, with amino-acid sequence MNEQEKHKANPVFRRSISRMRSPSSLSIAVNSLEPDDHKFSNTHGWARRILSSLNQCIPGRIDQCLRNVCSHFWCLKYIYCQQNDHGRFREDPALWKKWKDNTNATACFGPENFNYGIYVQAVSLTTKSLPMRYIYSLFWGFQQISTLAGNQTPAFSVLEVLFTMFITATGLLLFSLLIGNMQNFVQALGRRSLEMFVRRLDVEQWMSHMKFPDKLKMEVYDSERYEWTVTRGLNESMLMENLPEVLQKNIRRHRFEFVRKSPIFSLMHDSILDAIFERLKRKTYLRGHRIMVCGDLIDKMFFIVQGKLEIIGKDKNVAPLHEGEVCGEELITLCLEHIASNGI
- the LOC108196072 gene encoding probable cyclic nucleotide-gated ion channel 20, chloroplastic isoform X1, translated to MHSGVLPLSQVIMGLVLQKSNGHSGANDVVNVLQVVMIFQYMAMLSRVVPMLVGQSQSSFLRDSWSTKFVICLVGFVLFSHMVGSCWYLFALQRIDQCLRNVCSHFWCLKYIYCQQNDHGRFREDPALWKKWKDNTNATACFGPENFNYGIYVQAVSLTTKSLPMRYIYSLFWGFQQISTLAGNQTPAFSVLEVLFTMFITATGLLLFSLLIGNMQNFVQALGRRSLEMFVRRLDVEQWMSHMKFPDKLKMEVYDSERYEWTVTRGLNESMLMENLPEVLQKNIRRHRFEFVRKSPIFSLMHDSILDAIFERLKRKTYLRGHRIMVCGDLIDKMFFIVQGKLEIIGKDKNVAPLHEGEVCGEELITLCLEHIASNGI